The following are from one region of the Bradyrhizobium sediminis genome:
- a CDS encoding DUF1932 domain-containing protein, which yields MSVASNQWHVGLVGYGEVGRILAEDLRKDGVRVSAYDIKLGDNRAKPLQDHAAGIGVALASSHADLAAQADFIVSAVTASQAVPVAQACAPAVKKGAWFLDFNSASPGAKRRAAALIDGAGGRYVEGAVMTSVPPYRIKVPLLLGGSGARELAPLLVELGFDAKVASDQLGVASAVKMCRSIMIKGMEAMVIESFTTARAYGVEDAVLASLAETFPSINWEKQGAYFFQRVIEHGRRRAEEVREVAETVREIGLTPWSAQGTAERQAWVADLADEGLFGPKGAKEFARSPDWRTEADRILGKLKSKE from the coding sequence ATGTCGGTTGCTTCCAACCAATGGCATGTCGGCCTCGTCGGCTACGGCGAGGTGGGCCGGATTCTGGCCGAAGATCTGCGCAAGGACGGCGTCCGGGTCAGCGCCTATGACATCAAGCTCGGCGACAACAGGGCCAAGCCGCTGCAGGATCACGCCGCCGGCATCGGCGTCGCGCTGGCGTCGTCGCATGCCGATCTCGCCGCGCAGGCCGACTTCATCGTTTCCGCGGTCACGGCGAGCCAGGCGGTGCCGGTGGCGCAGGCTTGCGCACCGGCAGTGAAGAAAGGCGCCTGGTTCCTCGACTTCAACTCGGCCTCACCGGGTGCGAAGCGGCGCGCCGCGGCCCTGATCGACGGCGCCGGCGGACGCTATGTCGAGGGCGCGGTCATGACTTCGGTCCCGCCGTACCGCATCAAGGTGCCGTTGCTGCTCGGCGGCTCCGGCGCCCGCGAGCTTGCGCCGTTGCTGGTGGAACTCGGCTTCGACGCCAAGGTCGCCAGCGACCAGCTTGGCGTTGCCTCTGCCGTCAAGATGTGCCGCAGCATCATGATCAAGGGCATGGAAGCCATGGTGATCGAGAGTTTCACCACTGCGCGCGCCTACGGCGTCGAGGACGCGGTGCTGGCCTCGCTGGCGGAGACTTTCCCAAGCATCAACTGGGAGAAGCAGGGCGCCTACTTCTTCCAGCGCGTCATCGAGCACGGCCGGCGGCGCGCCGAAGAGGTGCGCGAGGTGGCGGAAACCGTCCGCGAGATCGGGCTGACGCCGTGGTCGGCGCAGGGTACCGCCGAACGTCAGGCCTGGGTCGCCGATCTCGCCGACGAGGGCCTGTTCGGTCCGAAAGGCGCCAAGGAATTTGCGCGCAGCCCCGACTGGCGCACCGAGGCCGACCGCATCCTCGGCAAGCTCAAGTCAAAAGAATGA
- a CDS encoding amidohydrolase family protein codes for MRQTAMELQKTQFTKTPGWLDWYAGPSKPRFKVPAGSVDAHCHVFGPGAEFPFAPERKYTPCDASKQQLYALRDHLGFARNVVVQATCHGADNRAMVDALTHSGGKARGVATVKRSIGDAELRAMHDAGVRGVRFNFVKRLVDFTPKEELIEIAGRIAKLGWHVVIYFEAVDLPELWDFFTALPTTIVVDHMGRPDVGKPVDGPEFELFVKFMREHPNVWSKVSCPERLTVKGPPALNGEQNAYRDVIPFARRIVETFPDRVLWGTDWPHPNLKDHMPDDGLLVDFIPHIAVTPELQHKLLVDNPMRLYWPEHS; via the coding sequence ATGAGACAGACCGCGATGGAATTGCAGAAGACCCAATTTACCAAGACCCCTGGCTGGCTGGACTGGTACGCCGGCCCCTCGAAACCCCGGTTCAAGGTGCCGGCAGGCTCAGTCGACGCGCATTGCCATGTGTTCGGGCCCGGCGCCGAGTTTCCCTTCGCGCCGGAGCGGAAATACACGCCCTGCGACGCCTCCAAGCAGCAGCTCTATGCGCTGCGCGACCATCTCGGCTTTGCGCGCAACGTCGTGGTGCAGGCCACCTGTCACGGTGCCGACAACCGCGCGATGGTCGACGCGCTGACCCATTCCGGCGGCAAGGCGCGCGGCGTCGCGACCGTCAAGCGCAGCATCGGCGACGCCGAGCTTCGCGCGATGCACGACGCCGGCGTGCGCGGCGTGCGCTTCAACTTCGTCAAGCGCCTGGTCGATTTCACGCCGAAGGAGGAGTTGATCGAGATTGCCGGCCGCATCGCGAAACTGGGCTGGCATGTCGTGATCTATTTCGAGGCGGTCGATCTGCCCGAATTGTGGGATTTCTTCACCGCGCTGCCGACCACCATCGTCGTCGACCACATGGGCCGGCCTGACGTCGGCAAGCCGGTCGACGGTCCGGAATTCGAGCTGTTCGTGAAATTCATGCGGGAACATCCCAACGTCTGGTCCAAGGTCAGCTGTCCGGAGCGGCTGACGGTCAAGGGGCCGCCGGCGCTGAATGGCGAGCAGAACGCCTACCGCGACGTCATCCCGTTCGCGCGGCGGATCGTCGAGACGTTCCCCGATCGCGTGCTCTGGGGCACCGACTGGCCGCATCCCAACCTGAAGGACCACATGCCCGACGACGGCCTGCTGGTCGATTTCATTCCGCACATTGCGGTCACGCCCGAACTGCAGCACAAGCTGCTGGTCGACAACCCGATGCGGCTGTACTGGCCCGAACATTCCTGA
- the ligK gene encoding 4-carboxy-4-hydroxy-2-oxoadipate aldolase/oxaloacetate decarboxylase, translating to MSVPLNNLGVVKRNIVRADKAAVEKLSRFGVATIHEAMGRVGLMQPYMRPIYADAHTCGTAVTVLLHPGDNWMMHVVAEQLQPGDVVVAACSAENTDGFFGDLLATSFRARGAKGLIIDGGVRDVKDLTEMQFPVFSRAISAKGTVKATLGSVNIPVVCAGAQVNPGDVIVADPDGVVVVPAAIAQQAADAAEAREANEGDKRAKLAAGVLGLDMYNMREPLAKAGLRYID from the coding sequence ATGAGCGTTCCCTTGAACAATCTCGGCGTCGTCAAGCGCAACATCGTTCGCGCGGACAAGGCGGCGGTCGAGAAGCTGTCGCGCTTCGGCGTCGCCACCATCCACGAGGCGATGGGACGCGTCGGCCTGATGCAGCCCTATATGCGGCCGATCTATGCGGACGCGCACACCTGCGGAACCGCGGTCACCGTGCTGCTGCATCCCGGCGACAACTGGATGATGCATGTGGTCGCCGAGCAGCTGCAGCCGGGCGACGTGGTGGTCGCCGCCTGCTCCGCCGAGAACACCGACGGCTTCTTCGGCGACCTGCTGGCGACCAGCTTCCGCGCCCGCGGGGCCAAGGGCCTGATCATCGATGGCGGCGTGCGTGATGTGAAGGACCTGACCGAAATGCAGTTCCCGGTGTTCTCCAGGGCGATCAGCGCCAAGGGCACGGTGAAGGCAACGCTGGGCTCGGTGAACATCCCGGTGGTCTGCGCCGGCGCGCAGGTCAATCCGGGCGACGTGATCGTCGCCGATCCGGACGGCGTGGTCGTGGTTCCCGCCGCCATCGCCCAACAGGCGGCGGATGCCGCCGAAGCGCGCGAGGCCAATGAAGGCGACAAGCGCGCCAAGCTCGCGGCCGGCGTGCTTGGCCTCGACATGTACAACATGCGGGAGCCGCTCGCGAAGGCCGGCCTCCGATACATAGATTGA
- the ligA gene encoding protocatechuate 4,5-dioxygenase subunit alpha: MSLDKPYKDVPGTTIFDADMSRQGYHLNQFCMSLMKAENRARFKANERAYLDEWPMSEEQKQAVLARDLNRCIALGGNIYFLAKIGATDGKSFQQMAGSMTGMSEEEYRNMMVSGGRSAEGNRYIGEKK; encoded by the coding sequence ATGTCACTCGACAAACCCTACAAGGATGTCCCCGGCACCACGATCTTCGACGCCGACATGTCGCGCCAGGGCTATCACCTGAACCAGTTCTGCATGTCGCTGATGAAGGCGGAGAACCGCGCCCGCTTCAAGGCCAATGAACGCGCCTATCTCGACGAATGGCCGATGAGCGAGGAGCAGAAGCAGGCGGTGCTGGCGCGCGACCTCAATCGCTGCATCGCGCTCGGCGGCAACATCTACTTCCTCGCCAAGATCGGCGCGACCGACGGCAAGAGCTTCCAGCAGATGGCCGGCAGCATGACCGGCATGAGCGAGGAAGAATACCGAAACATGATGGTCAGCGGCGGCCGCTCCGCCGAAGGCAATCGCTACATTGGGGAGAAGAAGTGA